Sequence from the Megalops cyprinoides isolate fMegCyp1 chromosome 9, fMegCyp1.pri, whole genome shotgun sequence genome:
TCAAAACCAACAGTGTCATTCACCAgcaatgactgaaataaatcGGCTTTATTCCTCTGGGGATGGGCAGGGTGTGTTGGCCACagtttccttgtctcaccactTTCAGGCACCCTACAATTCGTCAGGTACCTCCAAGTTGTTCCCATGGCATCAGTAAAGTAGCAACTATCCTCCAACTGGTCCCACCTGCACTCTGGTGCACTGTGAGACAAGTAGTTTCAAAAATAGCTACTGGCTAGTGTacaagtgtatcagaggattacAGTTATCTTACTTCAGTGCTCTTGTatgactgcagaggttgttgttgtgAGATAAGCCGAAAGTGCAACTGGCGATtccaaaaagtgaaaaaagcatCAGCATACATGATTTATTATTTCTCAACAGTAGAAATGGTTTGTATTCAAAGacacaccactgcacactgATACCTTTAATTGGTTGTGATTGTAATGTTGGACTTGCTGGACACGTGGTATTATTACTCTGATAAGAGCCATAAATTTAAACTAGGatgatgaaaaaatgatcattttaacaaGATAATTTTTTGAACAATATCAGTAATTAAAGGCATATTTTACTTGATTGCCACAGATGTTTTGGTTGCATCGTATTACATGAAGTCATAGGGCAGATATTCAAAAATCACACTGATGAGTTTTAACAATAGAATAAAAAACCCAATGTATATACCCATCCTTTTTTTCTAccaggacaaaaataaaaaaaatcatatgtatACAGTGCAtcaaaatgcataataatgtagctgttttattttttcttttatgacatattttgaaagcaaagaAAGGGGTAATCTGAAAAagtatttcaaatgcattacGAATTGAGTCGTATTAATCACTACTGACATCAGATTCTTACATCTTGAATACTGATCAGGaatattttgatgaaatttgTAGAAAGATGGGACactgatttaatattttttacattcctCAAGTCAAACCATTTGTGCAGAATGACCCAGATAAAAATGTTCAGCAACAAATCATAAGTTATATTAATTGATTCAAGCCTTTATTGGTACCTATTCATTTGAGCTGCTAGGTTGCTGCAGAGATAGGATTTAGCTTGCATCTGTCTAGACGTTTCAGAGCAAGGAAAAACTTTTGATCCCTGAGACCATAGATAATTGAACCCAGGGCTCTCGAGATGATattaaaaactatgaaattgAAGTACTGGATGGTCACGTAGTCCTGTGGGTAGTTCTCCTGCACAAAAGCCTCGATGTATGGACACCACAAGTCAATCATGGACAAGAAAAGTTGTAGTGCATGGAGTAGCAGTGTTCGTCGTCCCTTTGACGCGGATTCCTTGTTTTCTCCTGAGGCAGCCTTAGCTGCCAGCATGATTTTAGTGTAACAGAACACTATGATGACTGCAAACAAAGCACATGCTACCTGATTAAGGACGGCTCGCAGTTCGCTTTGCCACTGTAGGAACAACATGACCTCGTAGTAGCAGAAAGTCTGCTGGTGAAGGTAGCTTGGTGGTGCTGCTGCGACAAGAATGAAGAGGTCCATAAAGGGGTTTATGGAGCACAGGGCTGAGATTATGACAATAGCAGCTATAGTTCTTCCAGTGGTAGAGATCTCAGCGTGTCTCAGTGGCATGCAGATGGCCACATAGCGCTCCAAGCACATAGCGGTGATGGTCAGTGGTGTTGTGTTGGTAACAATCTCCATGATAATGCAGAGCAGGATGCAGAAGCCCATGGGCACCATCACAAAGAAGTAGGTGAGCAGCACCACCAGGTCAGTGAGCAGCAGGAAGACGGAGTCTGACAGCAGGGTGTGGGCAAACAGGATGTAGCGTGTGTTGCCCCGGAATGCCTGCTTACTGAAGAAGGTAAAGAGCATGAGGCTGTTGATGTAGAGGAAGGACCACACCAGCAGCTGCAATGAGGCCATACCCACACTCGCCTTAATGGGCTTTGCTTTCATCAAATCCAGCAGGTCAATGCTGCTGTTCTCAGACATGGTTAATATACCTGCAGGCCATCAAAAAAAAATAGGaatgagaaataataaaaacagcaacctATGTTTCATACAGTTCTTTTAAAGATCTCTACTTCTAAAGCTATTCTACACACCTGTTGAGTCCTGATTTCCAAGgtactgtaacataaataaGAATTAGAACACATTATTAAACACAAAGCAATAAAGGTGtatgaaaacaaggaaaagaagGAGTGGCATGCATCATATATCCATAATAGTTTCAAACTAGTCATTAAACTGAGTTCCCATATTTCTTTGAcaatgaagataaaaaaaaataatgagtgTATTCATCTTCTTATACTGCTTTGGAAGTCACCTAATGGTatctggccaaaaaaaaaaaaaaaaaaaaaagtcctttatTCCACCTGAAATTGTCTCATAAGGTAATGTCAGATAAAACCAATACTGTCATAAAGTTCTACATTCCCAGCcaaaatgaaatactgttacaaaatgtattaatttaacAGATTTATCATAGCTTAGCTTTATTTCTATGCAGTTTTAACTGACACATCCACTGTTACATTATGTAGCTAAATATGTAAATTCACTCAATACAAAGTAAAGCCATTGTTATAAATAATGGTTACAAAAACCTGATGTTTCATTACCTTGAGCAAATCTTGTGTTCACATCACAAGTGACATCACAACAGATGAAAGCTGCGTTTTATATAGTCTG
This genomic interval carries:
- the LOC118783804 gene encoding odorant receptor 131-2-like, which encodes MSENSSIDLLDLMKAKPIKASVGMASLQLLVWSFLYINSLMLFTFFSKQAFRGNTRYILFAHTLLSDSVFLLLTDLVVLLTYFFVMVPMGFCILLCIIMEIVTNTTPLTITAMCLERYVAICMPLRHAEISTTGRTIAAIVIISALCSINPFMDLFILVAAAPPSYLHQQTFCYYEVMLFLQWQSELRAVLNQVACALFAVIIVFCYTKIMLAAKAASGENKESASKGRRTLLLHALQLFLSMIDLWCPYIEAFVQENYPQDYVTIQYFNFIVFNIISRALGSIIYGLRDQKFFLALKRLDRCKLNPISAAT